From one Melospiza melodia melodia isolate bMelMel2 chromosome 6, bMelMel2.pri, whole genome shotgun sequence genomic stretch:
- the FADD gene encoding FAS-associated death domain protein codes for MDFHFRGLGQDAEIPTAGRGALDPFQSLLFSVSSELSAKEVKDLTFLCRDKVPKGKSEAVRVGLDLFSTLRERGHIAPDSLEFLKQLLRKISRVDLLALVEQFEQGELQAPEDQPDEHEKGLLQVAFGVIHDNVGRDWKKLMRELGLPDVKLDKVEVACRYNLGEMVLQALREWQKWKGKDAKVADLIRALQACNLRLVADLIEERLYG; via the exons ATGGATTTCCACTTCAGAGGGCTGGGACAGGACGCCGAAATCCCCACCGCGGGCCGCGGCGCCCTGGATCCTTTCCAGAGCCTGCTGTTCTCCGTTTCCTCGGAGCTGTCGGCCAAGGAGGTGAAGGACCTGACGTTCCTCTGCCGCGACAAAGTCCCGAAGGGAAAGAGTGAGGCGGTGCGAGTCGGCCTGGATCTCTTCAGCACCCTGAGGGAGCGGGGGCACATCGCGCCCGACAGTCTGGAGTTCCTGAAACAGCTGCTCCGGAAAATCAGCAGGGTCGACCTGCTGGCACTGGTGGAGCAGTTCGAACAGGGGGAACTTCAGGCCCCCGAGGATCAGCCAGATGAGCATGAAAAAG GTCTCCTGCAGGTAGCTTTTGGTGTCATTCATGACAATGTTGGGAGGGACTGGAAGAAGCTGATGCGAGAACTCGGGCTGCCAGACGTGAAGCTGGACAAGGTGGAGGTGGCCTGTCGATACAACCTGGGGGAAATGGTTTTGCAGGCACTTCGGGAGTGGCAGAAGTGGAAGGGGAAGGATGCAAAGGTGGCTGACTTAATAAGAGCCCTCCAGGCCTGCAACCTGAGATTGGTGGCAGACCTGATTGAAGAGAGGCTCTACGGGTGA